The following proteins are encoded in a genomic region of Brachypodium distachyon strain Bd21 chromosome 1, Brachypodium_distachyon_v3.0, whole genome shotgun sequence:
- the LOC100839033 gene encoding protein FAR1-RELATED SEQUENCE 12 isoform X1 produces MAGAAPPSGPPDPPPLEPEEPLSREYLSLRQAGEASEEEEEASRSPPPPAGAPGGERCRAMMEVVKKDAVGVGGKWKVSKLVVDHNHELEVAPVEGGGAGVPVLGMEFDSADDAKGFYQGYGEKAGFKARTGSNRRSVGTGAMIMQRFLCCRGNYVNRKSKAAKGLEEVEEGAAEKGKGEVGPCKKRGRKPGKKNAQAPEVEMGGGIACTEIVQAVPSRRSSRRGRDENDVVRMAVENVIEPEERNDEAVDGARNGSAGANDEEEEDEMEEEVGTKEKRGRGRPRKAVTEGNALQACDLGASASQCNNDDRKKILDKYLSKRQTRPVSGRPAKIVSRQALAERRKRGVGGRFLASEGLPPSRQLSERRSKRLEKQNLKEEEKPESKKDEITEAEADPETEVVAGPGGEPKIGMVFVNEDKAYEFYVSYAGSAGFNVRKGCSDKTANNVMRSRAYVCSKEGFRLKSVTAEQKKPRPDARTGCQAHMTIKITTSGKYVVTEYVADHNHDLETPLVDIQILRSQKLLAKLQQPLDLPKVVLIPNDYKNYIRTRSTKDMPLGDAQAICEYLQRMKGKNPSFFYSIQVDEDDQIRNVFWSDIKSMMDYNYFGDVLYVDTRYSTGHYGRPLLLFIGVNHHKQPTIFGTAFIYDESVESFKWLFETFKSAMSGKQPKTVLTDHSPTISDAVASAWPGTTHRFSLLHLYQDATKILRDTFQGSETFAHDFSRSLYNYEEEEDFLSNWEIITGKYNLKDNEWVSKFFENRERWALPFGRDTFCADIEATLQCDNTEAILADILKAEIDLPYFFNSYNKFLEDKRLAERQADYLGVQMTQRVAPLRLLWQAANTYTPALFEMFRLEYELIVACMIYSCGEIGSISEYEVTVKNRPRVHLVRFDSSEYKVICSCKKFEFVGILCCHILKVLEIRNVKELPPHYILKRWRKDAQTEPPGFAAVDEDPKFSVSKRYNSLCRTLYKIAAKAAENTEAHTFMENQYDQLLEQVELILQEKLHDKSSLSTIMKNHQQNLIQNDASNSEPRRASAKKRKNVEMRRRQQSPLESSKKQKGRQDLLEPEECEVPLRNEPSTIPNDIPNHLTTPTNQFLSPSHIMQVPYVTQQFGLNSLQGFPGISPFGQMQEPSHVHLQQPHLQQSHFLSGPQIHQAPPPDIQSLQFLSSNPQLGHQTTDSQYTIPVWDFL; encoded by the exons CAAGGGGTTCTACCAGGGGTACGGCGAGAAGGCAGGGTTCAAGGCGCGCACGGGTTCCAACCGCCGCTCGGTTGGCACGGGCGCGATGATCATGCAGCGGTTCCTCTGCTGTAGAGGGAATTATGTGAATAGGAAGAGTAAAGCCGCCAAGGGtttggaggaggtggaggagggtgCCGCGGAAAAGGGAAAGGGAGAGGTTGGCCCCTGTAAGAAGAGGGGCCGCAAGCCTGGGAAGAAAAATGCACAGGCGCCGGAGGTGGAGATGGGCGGTGGAATAGCGTGCACAGAGATTGTGCAAGCCGTGCCTAGTAGGAGGAGTTCAAGGAGAGGTAGGGATGAAAATGATGTTGTCAGGATGGCTGTCGAGAATGTCATCGAACCTGAAGAACGAAATGATGAGGCGGTGGATGGTGCACGGAATGGTTCTGCCGGCGCCaatgatgaggaggaggaggatgaaatggaagaggaagtgggaacaaaggaaaagagagggaggggaaggCCAAGAAAGGCTGTTACAGAGGgcaatgccctgcaggcatgTGACCTTGGTGCCAGTGCATCACAGTGCAACAACGATGACAGGAAGAAGATACTTGATAAATATCTCTCGAAGCGACAAACCAGACCTGTCTCCGGCAGGCCTGCTAAG ATTGTCTCGCGCCAAGCTTTGGCGGAAAGACGTAAGCGTGGTGTTGGCGGTAGATTTCTTGCAAGCGAAGGACTACCG CCTTCACGGCAACTTTCAGAAAGGCGTTCAAAACGTCTTGAGAAGCAAAATcttaaagaagaagagaag CCTGAGAGCAAAAAAGATGAAATAACTGAAGCAGAAGCAGATCCAGAAACTGAAGTAGTTGCTGGGCCTGGAGGAGAGCCAAAAATTGGAATGGTTTTTGTGAATGAAGACAAGGCCTATGAATTTTATGTTAGCTATGCTGGATCTGCAGGGTTCAATGTCCGAAAAGGATGCTCTGACAAAACTGCGAATAATGTTATGAGATCTCGGGCATATGTATGTTCTAAAGAAGGATTCCGCCTTAAAAGTGTTACTGCCGAACAAAAGAAGCCTCGACCAGATGCAAGAACTGGCTGCCAAGCACACATGACTATTAAAATCACTACCAGCGGCAAATATGTAGTGACTGAGTATGTGGCCGATCATAATCATGATCTCGAAACTCCCTTGGTGGACATTCAGATTCTGAGATCACAGAAGTTATTAGCAAAGTTACAGCAGCCTCTGGATCTGCCGAAAGTTGTTTTGATACCTAATGATTATAAAAATTACATAAGGACAAGGAGCACAAAAGATATGCCATTGGGCGATGCTCAAGCGATTTGTGAATATTTGCAGAGGATGAAAGGCAAGAATCCATCTTTCTTTTATTCCATTCAAGTGGATGAAGACGACCAAATCAGAAATGTGTTCTGGTCGGATATTAAATCAATGATGGATTATAACTACTTTGGTGATGTACTATATGTTGACACAAGATATAGCACAGGTCATTATGGTAGGCCTTTGTTGCTTTTTATTGGTGTTAATCATCATAAGCAGCCAACCATATTTGGTACAGCATTTATTTACGATGAATCAGTCGAATCCTTCAAGTGGTTGTTTGAAACTTTCAAATCTGCCATGAGCGGAAAGCAGCCAAAAACAGTTTTGACTGACCACTCTCCGACGATAAGCGATGCAGTTGCTTCTGCTTGGCCAGGAACTACCCACCGCTTTTCACTGTTGCATTTATATCAAGATGCTACCAAGATATTAAGGGATACATTCCAAGGCTCAGAAACTTTTGCCCATGATTTTAGTAGATCTTTGTACAActatgaggaggaggaggacttcTTGTCTAACTGGGAAATCATTACGGGTAAGTACAATCTGAAGGATAATGAGTGGGTAAGTAAATTCTTTGAGAATAGAGAAAGATGGGCCTTGCCATTTGGGCGTGATACATTCTGCGCAGATATTGAAGCCACACTCCAATGTGATAACACAGAAGCCATCCTGGCAGATATTCTTAAAGCAGAAATAGATCTCCCATACTTCTTTAACAGTTACAATAAGTTTTTGGAGGATAAACGTCTAGCTGAACGACAAGCTGACTACCTTGGTGTTCAAATGACTCAGAGGGTAGCTCCTCTGCGGTTACTTTGGCAGGCTGCTAATACATATACTCCAGCACTGTTTGAGATGTTCAGATTAGAATATGAACTGATCGTGGCCTGCATGATTTATAGCTGCGGTGAGATTGGATCGATATCTGAGTATGAGGTAACTGTCAAAAACAGGCCACGGGTTCATCTTGTTAGATTTGACTCATCAGAATATAAGGTTATTTGTAGCTGCAAGAAGTTTGAATTTGTAGGTATCCTGTGTTGCCATATATTGAAAGTTCTCGAGATCAGAAATGTTAAAGAACTTCCACCACACTATATTTTGAAAAGATGGCGAAAGGATGCTCAGACTGAACCTCCAGGTTTTGCTGCTGTAGATGAAGATCCCAAGTTCTCAGTGTCTAAACGGTACAACTCCCTTTGTCGAACTTTATATAAAATtgcagcaaaggctgcagaaaACACTGAAGCTCATACATTTATGGAGAACCAATATGATCAGCTCCTGGAGCAAGTTGAGCTTATTTTGCAAGAAAAGTTGCATGACAAATCTTCTTTAAGCACTATCATGAAAAATCATCAGCAAAATTTGATTCAGAATGATGCCAGCAACAGTGAACCTCGCAGAGCAAGTgctaagaaaaggaaaaatgtaGAGATGCGGCGCCGGCAGCAAAGTCCTCTTGAATCAAGTAAGAAGCAAAAGGGCAGACAAG ATCTTCTGGAGCCTGAGGAGTGTGAAGTCCCACTTAGGAATGAACCTTCCACAATACCAAATGACATTCCGAATCACCTGACAACTCCAACCAACCAGTTCCTTTCACCAAGCCATATAATGCAG GTACCTTATGTTACACAGCAGTTTGGTCTTAATTCTCTTCAAGGATTTCCTGGCATATCTCCTTTTGGGCAG ATGCAGGAACCATCACATGTTCATCTTCAGCAACCTCATCTACAACAATCACACTTTCTTAGTGGTCCTCAAATCCACCAG GCTCCCCCTCCAGACATCCAGTCATTGCAATTTCTTAGCAGCAATCCTCAACTGGGCCACCAGACGACGGATAGCCAGTACACCATCCCAGTGTGGGATTTCTTGTGA
- the LOC100839033 gene encoding protein FAR1-RELATED SEQUENCE 12 isoform X2: MAGAAPPSGPPDPPPLEPEEPLSREYLSLRQAGEASEEEEEASRSPPPPAGAPGGERCRAMMEVVKKDAVGVGGKWKVSKLVVDHNHELEVAPVEGGGAGVPVLGMEFDSADDAKGFYQGYGEKAGFKARTGSNRRSVGTGAMIMQRFLCCRGNYVNRKSKAAKGLEEVEEGAAEKGKGEVGPCKKRGRKPGKKNAQAPEVEMGGGIACTEIVQAVPSRRSSRRGRDENDVVRMAVENVIEPEERNDEAVDGARNGSAGANDEEEEDEMEEEVGTKEKRGRGRPRKAVTEGNALQACDLGASASQCNNDDRKKILDKYLSKRQTRPVSGRPAKIVSRQALAERRKRGVGGRFLASEGLPPSRQLSERRSKRLEKQNLKEEEKPESKKDEITEAEADPETEVVAGPGGEPKIGMVFVNEDKAYEFYVSYAGSAGFNVRKGCSDKTANNVMRSRAYVCSKEGFRLKSVTAEQKKPRPDARTGCQAHMTIKITTSGKYVVTEYVADHNHDLETPLVDIQILRSQKLLAKLQQPLDLPKVVLIPNDYKNYIRTRSTKDMPLGDAQAICEYLQRMKGKNPSFFYSIQVDEDDQIRNVFWSDIKSMMDYNYFGDVLYVDTRYSTGHYGRPLLLFIGVNHHKQPTIFGTAFIYDESVESFKWLFETFKSAMSGKQPKTVLTDHSPTISDAVASAWPGTTHRFSLLHLYQDATKILRDTFQGSETFAHDFSRSLYNYEEEEDFLSNWEIITGKYNLKDNEWVSKFFENRERWALPFGRDTFCADIEATLQCDNTEAILADILKAEIDLPYFFNSYNKFLEDKRLAERQADYLGVQMTQRVAPLRLLWQAANTYTPALFEMFRLEYELIVACMIYSCGEIGSISEYEVTVKNRPRVHLVRFDSSEYKVICSCKKFEFVGILCCHILKVLEIRNVKELPPHYILKRWRKDAQTEPPGFAAVDEDPKFSVSKRYNSLCRTLYKIAAKAAENTEAHTFMENQYDQLLEQVELILQEKLHDKSSLSTIMKNHQQNLIQNDASNSEPRRASAKKRKNVEMRRRQQSPLESSKKQKGRQDLLEPEECEVPLRNEPSTIPNDIPNHLTTPTNQFLSPSHIMQVPYVTQQFGLNSLQGFPGISPFGQEPSHVHLQQPHLQQSHFLSGPQIHQAPPPDIQSLQFLSSNPQLGHQTTDSQYTIPVWDFL, from the exons CAAGGGGTTCTACCAGGGGTACGGCGAGAAGGCAGGGTTCAAGGCGCGCACGGGTTCCAACCGCCGCTCGGTTGGCACGGGCGCGATGATCATGCAGCGGTTCCTCTGCTGTAGAGGGAATTATGTGAATAGGAAGAGTAAAGCCGCCAAGGGtttggaggaggtggaggagggtgCCGCGGAAAAGGGAAAGGGAGAGGTTGGCCCCTGTAAGAAGAGGGGCCGCAAGCCTGGGAAGAAAAATGCACAGGCGCCGGAGGTGGAGATGGGCGGTGGAATAGCGTGCACAGAGATTGTGCAAGCCGTGCCTAGTAGGAGGAGTTCAAGGAGAGGTAGGGATGAAAATGATGTTGTCAGGATGGCTGTCGAGAATGTCATCGAACCTGAAGAACGAAATGATGAGGCGGTGGATGGTGCACGGAATGGTTCTGCCGGCGCCaatgatgaggaggaggaggatgaaatggaagaggaagtgggaacaaaggaaaagagagggaggggaaggCCAAGAAAGGCTGTTACAGAGGgcaatgccctgcaggcatgTGACCTTGGTGCCAGTGCATCACAGTGCAACAACGATGACAGGAAGAAGATACTTGATAAATATCTCTCGAAGCGACAAACCAGACCTGTCTCCGGCAGGCCTGCTAAG ATTGTCTCGCGCCAAGCTTTGGCGGAAAGACGTAAGCGTGGTGTTGGCGGTAGATTTCTTGCAAGCGAAGGACTACCG CCTTCACGGCAACTTTCAGAAAGGCGTTCAAAACGTCTTGAGAAGCAAAATcttaaagaagaagagaag CCTGAGAGCAAAAAAGATGAAATAACTGAAGCAGAAGCAGATCCAGAAACTGAAGTAGTTGCTGGGCCTGGAGGAGAGCCAAAAATTGGAATGGTTTTTGTGAATGAAGACAAGGCCTATGAATTTTATGTTAGCTATGCTGGATCTGCAGGGTTCAATGTCCGAAAAGGATGCTCTGACAAAACTGCGAATAATGTTATGAGATCTCGGGCATATGTATGTTCTAAAGAAGGATTCCGCCTTAAAAGTGTTACTGCCGAACAAAAGAAGCCTCGACCAGATGCAAGAACTGGCTGCCAAGCACACATGACTATTAAAATCACTACCAGCGGCAAATATGTAGTGACTGAGTATGTGGCCGATCATAATCATGATCTCGAAACTCCCTTGGTGGACATTCAGATTCTGAGATCACAGAAGTTATTAGCAAAGTTACAGCAGCCTCTGGATCTGCCGAAAGTTGTTTTGATACCTAATGATTATAAAAATTACATAAGGACAAGGAGCACAAAAGATATGCCATTGGGCGATGCTCAAGCGATTTGTGAATATTTGCAGAGGATGAAAGGCAAGAATCCATCTTTCTTTTATTCCATTCAAGTGGATGAAGACGACCAAATCAGAAATGTGTTCTGGTCGGATATTAAATCAATGATGGATTATAACTACTTTGGTGATGTACTATATGTTGACACAAGATATAGCACAGGTCATTATGGTAGGCCTTTGTTGCTTTTTATTGGTGTTAATCATCATAAGCAGCCAACCATATTTGGTACAGCATTTATTTACGATGAATCAGTCGAATCCTTCAAGTGGTTGTTTGAAACTTTCAAATCTGCCATGAGCGGAAAGCAGCCAAAAACAGTTTTGACTGACCACTCTCCGACGATAAGCGATGCAGTTGCTTCTGCTTGGCCAGGAACTACCCACCGCTTTTCACTGTTGCATTTATATCAAGATGCTACCAAGATATTAAGGGATACATTCCAAGGCTCAGAAACTTTTGCCCATGATTTTAGTAGATCTTTGTACAActatgaggaggaggaggacttcTTGTCTAACTGGGAAATCATTACGGGTAAGTACAATCTGAAGGATAATGAGTGGGTAAGTAAATTCTTTGAGAATAGAGAAAGATGGGCCTTGCCATTTGGGCGTGATACATTCTGCGCAGATATTGAAGCCACACTCCAATGTGATAACACAGAAGCCATCCTGGCAGATATTCTTAAAGCAGAAATAGATCTCCCATACTTCTTTAACAGTTACAATAAGTTTTTGGAGGATAAACGTCTAGCTGAACGACAAGCTGACTACCTTGGTGTTCAAATGACTCAGAGGGTAGCTCCTCTGCGGTTACTTTGGCAGGCTGCTAATACATATACTCCAGCACTGTTTGAGATGTTCAGATTAGAATATGAACTGATCGTGGCCTGCATGATTTATAGCTGCGGTGAGATTGGATCGATATCTGAGTATGAGGTAACTGTCAAAAACAGGCCACGGGTTCATCTTGTTAGATTTGACTCATCAGAATATAAGGTTATTTGTAGCTGCAAGAAGTTTGAATTTGTAGGTATCCTGTGTTGCCATATATTGAAAGTTCTCGAGATCAGAAATGTTAAAGAACTTCCACCACACTATATTTTGAAAAGATGGCGAAAGGATGCTCAGACTGAACCTCCAGGTTTTGCTGCTGTAGATGAAGATCCCAAGTTCTCAGTGTCTAAACGGTACAACTCCCTTTGTCGAACTTTATATAAAATtgcagcaaaggctgcagaaaACACTGAAGCTCATACATTTATGGAGAACCAATATGATCAGCTCCTGGAGCAAGTTGAGCTTATTTTGCAAGAAAAGTTGCATGACAAATCTTCTTTAAGCACTATCATGAAAAATCATCAGCAAAATTTGATTCAGAATGATGCCAGCAACAGTGAACCTCGCAGAGCAAGTgctaagaaaaggaaaaatgtaGAGATGCGGCGCCGGCAGCAAAGTCCTCTTGAATCAAGTAAGAAGCAAAAGGGCAGACAAG ATCTTCTGGAGCCTGAGGAGTGTGAAGTCCCACTTAGGAATGAACCTTCCACAATACCAAATGACATTCCGAATCACCTGACAACTCCAACCAACCAGTTCCTTTCACCAAGCCATATAATGCAG GTACCTTATGTTACACAGCAGTTTGGTCTTAATTCTCTTCAAGGATTTCCTGGCATATCTCCTTTTGGGCAG GAACCATCACATGTTCATCTTCAGCAACCTCATCTACAACAATCACACTTTCTTAGTGGTCCTCAAATCCACCAG GCTCCCCCTCCAGACATCCAGTCATTGCAATTTCTTAGCAGCAATCCTCAACTGGGCCACCAGACGACGGATAGCCAGTACACCATCCCAGTGTGGGATTTCTTGTGA